The following coding sequences are from one Triticum dicoccoides isolate Atlit2015 ecotype Zavitan chromosome 4A, WEW_v2.0, whole genome shotgun sequence window:
- the LOC119288999 gene encoding uncharacterized protein LOC119288999 encodes MAGQKKPADQQNKRQRVSENAESSNKKFSIKEVVGSGVTGTRPLASPSPVAKAKPIAVVKPTAATVAVTGPVATMAPASAAPSPLAKAKPTAATVTVTGPVATMAPAAPSPVALKTPTPAPPSPVVTMAPAPAAPSPMATMAPAQVAPSPVATKTPPPAEPSAVATMAPAQVVPSQVDTKTPALAEPSAVSTKTPTLAATATLAAVVNPPATVKHEPEDGGVLELDEQVTAAMVAVAPAEEEAVILEVKKKWFHCAACPAPLKRPIFMCGNGHVVCCACGGGGNGNGDGGANKHCDLCGRATAYTHIPYMDGLVDAYQVPCPYRNFGCARSIAYHSAADHSAKCAHAPCYCFECAFQGSPASLLRHLTEESGRHCWPMEKIKYETCRPLVVPASEHRLLLVAEEDGRVFLLAVGAGRGAAGVRPVNIVCVRGNVDADARPVYTGVLWVDGPPAGAGHLRSSLQLKGDVANCGVPGEVDMEHGRLHAHVNPEMLHGESKEIHLRICITKFW; translated from the exons ATGGCGGGCCAAAAGAAACCGGCAGACCAGCAGAACAAGAGGCAGCGGGTTTCCGAGAACGCCGAGAGCAGCAACAAGAAGTTCAGCATCAAGGAGGTAGTTGGTTCGGGGGTCACCGGGACGCGGCCGTTGGCATCGCCCAGTCCAGTTGCCAAGGCGAAGCCAATCGCGGTGGTGAAGCCAACGGCCGCTACGGTGGCAGTAACCGGTCCAGTGGCCACCATGGCACCGGCATCGGCAGCGCCCAGTCCGCTTGCCAAGGCGAAGCCAACGGCCGCTACGGTGACAGTAACCGGTCCAGTGGCCACCATGGCACCGGCGGCGCCCAGTCCGGTTGCCTTGAAGACGCCTACGCCGGCGCCGCCCAGTCCAGTGGTCACCATGGCACCGGCACCAGCAGCGCCCAGTCCAATGGCCACCATGGCACCGGCGCAGGTGGCGCCCAGTCCGGTGGCTACGAAGACGCCGCCGCCGGCGGAGCCCAGTGCAGTGGCCACCATGGCACCGGCACAGGTGGTGCCCAGTCAGGTGGACACGAAGACGCCGGCGCTAGCGGAGCCCAGTGCAGTGTCAACGAAGACGCCGACGCTGGCGGCTACGGCGACGCTGGCCGCCGTGGTGAACCCACCGGCCACGGTGAAGCATGAGCCGGAAGACGGAGGCGTGCTCGAACTCGATGAACAAGTAACAGCAGCCATGGTAGCTGTGGCACCAGCGGAAGAGGAGGCCGTCATCTTAGAGGTGAAGAAGAAATGGTTTCACTGCGCCGCGTGCCCTGCTCCCCTCAAGCGTCCCATATTCATG TGCGGGAATGGACACGTCGTGTGCTgcgcctgcggcggcggcggcaatggcAATGGCGACGGCGGAGCGAACAAGCACTGTGATTTGTGCGGCCGCGCCACCGcctacacccacatcccctacatggacggcctggtcgacgcCTACCAGGTGCCGTGCCCCTACAGGAATTTCGGCTGCGCGAGGTCCATCGCCTACCATTCGGCCGCGGACCACTCGGCCAAGTGCGCGCACGCGCCCTGCTACTGCTTCGAGTGCGCGTTCCAGGGCTCGCCGGCAAGCCTCTTGCGCCACCTCACGGAGGAGTCCGGCCGGCATTGTTGGCCCATGGAGAAGATCAAGTACGAGACCTGCCGCCCGCTCGTCGTGCCGGCGTCGGAGCACCGCCTTCTGCTAGTggcggaggaggacggccgcgtGTTCCTCCTGGCAGTGGGCGCGGGGAGGGGCGCCGCCGGCGTCCGCCCCGTCAACATCGTGTGCGTCAGGGGCAATGTCGATGCCGACGCGAGGCCGGTGTACACAGGCGTGCTCTGGGTGGATGGTCCTCCGGCCGGCGCAGGccacctcaggagcagcctccagcTGAAAGGCGACGTGGCGAACTGCGGAGTCCCCGGCGAGGTGGACATGGAGCACGGGCGCCTCCATGCGCATGTCAATCCGGAGATGCTGCACGGGGAGTCCAAAGAGATTCATCTGCGCATTTGCATTACCAAGTTCTGGTGA